Below is a window of Mycobacterium dioxanotrophicus DNA.
GCGATCTCCCGGCTCAATCCGATTCTCAACGCCTTCACCGCCGTTGACGCCGAAGGGGCCCGTGCCGCAGCCCGCACCGCCGATCAAGAGCGCGCCCAGGGATGCGACCGCGGTGTGCTGCACGGGATCCCGGTATCGGTCAAAGATCTCCTCGACATCGCCGGGCAGATCACCACGTCGGGCTCCCTGGTGAATCCGCGCCTCGCGGCCGCCGACGCCGAATGTGTTCGCCGACTGCGTGCCGCCGGTGCGGTGATCGTCGGCAAGAACGTGCTGCACGAGTTCGCATACGGCGCCACCGGTGACCGCTCCGCACATGGCCCTTCTCGTAACCCCTGGGATGCCAACAAGATCAGCGGGGGCTCGAGCGGCGGGAGCGCCGTCGCCACGGCCGCCGGCATGGTGCCGCTTGCCGTCGGCACCGACACCGCAGGCTCGGTACGCGTGCCCGCCGCGCTGTGTGGTGTGGCCGGTTTCAAACCGGCCTACGGGGCGATCTCCACCGTCGGCGTCCGCGCGCTGGCAGCCTCGCTCGATCATGTCGGAGTTTTCGCGACCACGGCGTCGGGCGTGGCGGATGCCTACGCGGTCATGGCCAGTGATCCGATACGTCCGATCGACGCGGCGCCGCGCGTCGGCTGGGTCGATCCCGAGTGCTTCGGCCCGTGTGACCCCGCGATCGTCGCCTGTGTGCGCGACGCCCTCGGACGCGCCGGGATCAGTGTCGAGGGCACCGCCCGCCTGCCGTTCTCGGCAGGTGAATTGTTCTCGGTGCTGAGCATCCTGCAGTCCAGCGAGGCCTATGCCGAACACGTCGAAGACCTGGCCGGGCATGAGCACACCATCGACGCCGAGGTGGTCGAGCGTCTGCAACGAGGGCGCGACACCGCCGCCTGGCAATACGTGCGCGCGGGCCGGCAGCGCGACACGTTGCGCACTGCGGCCGCAGAGCTGTTCGACCGCTTCGACGTGCTCGCGATGCCGACCGTCCCGACGGTGGCCACCGACCTCGATCAGCGTGCACACGAAATCGACGGCCACGCAGTCGAAGTGCGCTCGGCGCTATTGTCTTTGACCTGCCCGTGGAACCTCACCGGCCATCCCGCACTCAGTGTGCCCGCGGGCAGTGTGTCTGGCCTTCCCGTCGGGCTGCAGCTCATCACTACCCCCGGCGACGAAGGCATGCTCTTCGAACTGGCATCCCGAATCGAACGGTCATGAGCATCGACTACACGCCACTTCTGCCGACCGGTCCCGACGATGCGCAGTATCGCAGGCTCGACACCGATCCCGTCGGCGTTGTCAGCGCAGCGGGCCGGGAATTCCTGGCGATCTCCCCCGCGACCCTTGAGCGCTTGGCATTCGAGGCCTACCGGGACGTGTCACACTTGTTGCGTACCAACCATCTTCGGCAGGTCGCGAAGATCCTCGACGACCCGGAGTCGTCGGCCAACGATCGCTACGTCGCCACCGAGCTGCTGCGTAACGCGAACATCGCCGCAGCAGGGGTGCTGCCGATGTGCCAGGACACCGGGACCGCCATCGTGCATGCCTGGCGGGGGCAACACGTCCTCACCGACGGGCGCGACGCCGAGCATCTGTCGCGGGGCATCGCCCGCGCGTACACGACGCTGAACCTGCGCTACTCGCAACTCGCGCCGCTGTCGATGTTCGATGAGCGCAACACCGGATCCAATCTGCCGGCCCAGATCGAGATCCTCGCCGACGGTGACGACACCTACCGCTTCCTGTTCATGGCGAAAGGCTGTGGCAGCGCCAACAAGAGCTTCCTGTTTCAGCAGACACCGGCACTGCTCAACCCGGCGGCCCTGCGGGATTTCATCGTGGCCCGCGCCGCCGAGATCGGCACCTCGGCGTGTCCGCCTTACCACCTGGCGGTGGTGATCGGTGGCACCAGCGCCGAATTCGCCCTCAAGACCGCGAAACTCGCGTCCGCGCACTACCTCGACAGTTTGCCGACTTCAGGATCATTGTCCGGTAACGGTTTTCGCGATCTCGATTTCGAACGGCAGATCCTCACGGCCACCCAGCAGCTGGGAATCGGAGCGCAGTTCGGCGGCAAGTACTTCTGCCACGACGTCCGGGTGGTGCGGCTGCCCCGCCACGGTGGTTCTCTGCCCATCGCCCTGGCCGTGTCGTGCGCGGCGGACCGCCATGTCCTCGGGAAGGTCACGCGTGACGGCGTGTTCCTCGAACACCTCGAAACCGACCCGGCCCGGTTCCTGCCGGACGCGGTACCGGAATCCGACCTTGACGTCGTCCGCATCGACCTCGACCAGTCCCTGGACCACACCCGCGCCCAACTGTCCGGTCATCCGGTCGGCACCCGGGTCTCGCTGAGCGGAACCATGGTGGTGGCACGGGATCTCGCGCATGCCAAGATCCGCGAGCGGCTCGACGCGGGCGAGCCGTTGCCGGAGTATCTGCGTCGTCACCCCGTGTACTACGCGGGCCCCGCCAAACGCCCGCAGGGATATCCATCCGGGTCGTTCGGACCAACGACGGCCGGGCGCATGGATTCCTACGTCGAGCAGTTCCAGGCGGCGGGCGGTTCGCTGGTGATGCTCGCCAAGGGCAATCGCTCCGACGCGGTCCGGCGGTCATGTCAGGCACATGGCGGGTTCTATCTGGGATCGGTCGGCGGGCCCGCCGCGCGCGTGGCCCACGACTGCATCACGTCGATCGAGACGCTCGAATACGGCGAACTGGGCATGGAAGCCGTGCTCAAGATCCGCGTCGAGGATTTCCCGGCGTTCATCGTCATCGATGACAAGGGCAACGACTTCTACCACCGCGACAACCGCACCCTACTGACGATCGGAACTGCGCCACAATGACTTTCACTCAGTCAGAGACCCGGCCTTTCACCATGGAGCGCGGTGGGACCACGCTGACCGCCGAAATCCGTCCCGGCCAAGGCACACCGATACTCGTCGTGCCCGGCGTCATGGCCGACGCAGCCACCTGGCGCTCCGTCGTCGCCGCGATCGACCTGCCGAATCCCGTGGTCACGATCAACCGGCGCGGCCGGTCCCCGAGCGGCGGGCTCGGAGCCGACTATTCGGTGCGGGTCGAGATCGACGATCTGCGCCGCACGATCGACTCGCTCGGCGCGGTACATCTCGTGGGCTGGAGCTACGGGGCCCTCATCGCCCTGGAAACCGCGATCGGGTGCGCGGCGGTCCGATCCTTGACGGCGTACGAACCCGTCGGCGCGCCCTTCGCACCGGACGCGGTCGACGTCATCCGGGCCGCCACAGCCGTGGGCGATCTGGACCGCGCCGTCGAACTCGTCAACACCGCCGTGTCCGGATTCTCCGAGGACTACGTGGCAGAACTGCGGCGGACCCCGGCCTGGCCGGTCCTGCGGCAACTCGCCGAGCCGTTGGGCGAGGAACTGGCCGCCATCAACGACTACCGGCCGTCGTGGAAAGACTATGCGCGCCTTCAGATCCCGGTGACCCTGATCCTCGGGGCACGCAACGAGAACCTGGCCCCATACGGGACCGCGTTCGCGCCCTTTGCGGCCGCGCTCGCACACTCACGCGTGGCCCGGCTGCCCGAGCAGGGTCATCTGGCGCACGTGGAAGCCCCCGCGGAACTCGCCGCCGCCATCGCGACCGCGGTCGGGCAGGCAGAGGGAGACGGGTAGCGCTGGGTGCGCCGGTGCCGCGGTTTCGGGTACGGCACCGGCGCCCGCCGTGGGCGGCTCGCCCAGTCGATCCGTACCAGGCCACCGATGGGTGACGCCACGGTACGAAGCAGGCAGCGACAGCCGGCGAAACCGATTCTGTCGCACGCCTTCTATCGAACAACCGTTCGAGCCATTTGTCAAACCGCTACGGGCGTGCCTCGAACACCAGATTGAACGGCGTCTCTGCAGCACGGCGGAATCGCGTGAAGCCGCCGTCGTTCACCAGCACCTCGGCCAACCGGCGCTCGCCGGCCTGCGCACCCAGGGCCGGGCCCTTCTGCGCGAGTGACACGGGCACGCACACCAGTGAGGACGCCCCGTAGAACACCCTGCCGACCGGATTGAGATTCTCGGCCACGCTGTCCCCCGCGAACGGTTCGACCAGCAGGCAGTGACCGTCGGGCTTGAGCGCCTGCCGAGCGTGCCGCGCCGCACCGGATGGGTCGGCCATGTCGTGCAGGCAGTCGAAGAACGCGATCAGGTCATAGTCGTCGCCCCGATACGTGGTCGCATCAGCCACTTCGAAGCTCACATTGCCGACGCCGGCTTCGTCAGCGCGCTCGCGCGCGGTCTCGACCGAAGGACCGTGGTAGTCGATGCCGACGAACTCCGAATTCGGAAATGCCTGTGCCATGAGGATTGTGGTGACACCGTGCCCGCACCCCACGTCCGCGGCCCGACCCCCGAATTCGAGCTTGTCGACAGCGCCGTCGAGCGCAGGGAGCCACGATGACAGCAGGTTCGCCCTATATCCGGCCCGGAAGAACCGTTCGGTGCCGCGGAACAGGCAGGGATGGTGTTCACCCCACTCCATGCCGCCGCCGGTGCGGAAGTTCTCGAGGGCCCGGTCCTTGATGTGGAACAGGTCCTCGATGACCGCGTAGCCGCCGGGCAGATCGACCGGGCCGTCCGGATTGGCCAGGCACAACGCCTGCTCGTCGTTGAGGTGGTAGGTGTCGGTGGCGCCGTCGTAATCGACGTATCCGCCCGCGCACTGATTGCCCAGCCATTCCCGGATATAGCGCTCGCTGGTCCCGGTGCGCTCGGCCAGTTGGCCGGACGTCAGCCGTTCCCGGGCGAGCGCCGCATACAGTCCGAGCTCGTCGCCGATCAGCACCAGAATGGCGCTCATCGCGGCGCCGAGATCGCCGACCGCCTGACCGAGAAATGCGTTGAGTTTGTCTTCGTCGACGGCCATCGTGAGCTCCTTCGCCTGCGGCCGCGCACCAACTGCGTGCAGGTTGAAGGTACTCCCGCAGGCGACCGAGGAGCTAGTGGCGAACTACCAGGCGGACTACCACTGACCGAGCTGGCACCGCGGGCTGTAGGGATGATCGTTCTGCGTGGCGATCTGGCCGTCGACAGAGATCTCGCAGTGCGCGTTGGGAGCCTCACGGCCGCCATGCGTGGTGCTGCTGATCGTGAAGATCGCCCACTGCGGGTCGGCCAGCGTGGTGTCGAAAACCCAGGGGTTGTCCGGCCCGACGTTCACAGAAGCCTTCTGCAGGTACTTGTACGGATCGGCGTTGTAGACGTCTTTGTTGGGCGGCTGCGTCGCCAGGTAGTAGAGGTCGAAATCGTAGGGAGCACCCGACGTCAGCGTGTAACGGACCTGGTGTCCGGCCGCCGGATCGGCGTTCGCCACCGAAGTACCGACAGTCTGCCCCACCGCAATAGATGCTGCCGCGACCGCCAACGCGGCTCCGACCCTGCTCGTCACGTTTCGCATGTTCCTCATATCGAGGCACGCTACCGGGTTGTTACAGATGTGACATGCCCACGGGACCGGCAATGGCGGGTCGACGGGTTCACAAAACTGTTCCTGCCGGGAACATGACGGTCATCACCGGGTAACAAGTCGCTCCTAATTTCGCCGCATGACACAAGAGCTCGGGAGCAAGCCACCGGACGAGTTGGTCGAGGACGACCTCGACACGATGACCGCCACCAGGGAGACCCTGGAGGACTACACCCTGCGGTTCGCGCCGCGCAGCTACCGCAAGTGGTCGACGCGCGTCGTCGGCATCTCCGCATTGGGGGGCATCGCTTATCTGGCCGACTTCGCGATCGGCGCCAACGTCGGCATCTCGTACGGCACCACCAACGCGTTGTGGGGCATCCTGATCTTCACGGTCGTCATCTTCCTCACCGGGTTCCCGGTGGCCTACTACTCGGCGCGCTACAACATCGACCTGGACCTCGTCACGCGCGGCAGCGGATTCGGCTACTACGGCTCGGTCGTCACCAACGTCATCTTCGCGACCTTCACCTTCATCTTCTTCGCGCTCGAAGGCTCGATCATGGCCCAGGGCCTCAAACTGGGCCTGCACATCCCGTTGTCACTCGGCTACGCCGTGTCGACGCTGATCATCTTCCCGCTCGTCATCTACGGCATGAAAGTGCTTTCCACACTGCAGGTTTGGACGACACCGCTGTGGCTGATCCTCATGGTGGCGCCCTTCGTCTATCTCGTCGTCACCCACCCCGAGTCGGTCGGCCAGTTCTTCGCCTACCAGGGTGAGAACGGCAAGGGCGGGTTCGACCTCGGTTCGACGCTGCTGGCCGCGGGTGTCTGCCTGTCGCTCATCGCCCAGATCGCCGAGCAGAACGACTACCTGCGCTTCATGCCGCCCCAGACGCCTGAGAACAAGCGCAGTTGGTGGACCTGGCTGATCCTGGCCGGCCCCGGCTGGGTGTTCTTCGGCGCCATCAAGCAGATCGTCGGCCTGTTCCTGGCGGTGTACCTGATCGCCAACGTCGCTGACAGCGCCGGGATCGCGAACCAGCCGGTGCACCAGTTCCTGGAGATCTACCAGAATTTCCTGCCCGGCTGGCTGGCGATGACGCTGGCCGTGGCCCTGGTCGTCATCAGCCAGATCAAGATCAATGTGACCAACGCGTACTCGGGGTCGCTGGCGTGGACCAACTCGTTCACCCGCGTCACCAAGCACTACCCCGGACGCATCGTGTTCCTCGGCGTGAACCTGCTGATCGCACTGGTCCTCATGGAAGCCGACATGTTCAGCTTCCTCAACACGATCCTGGGCTTCTACGCCAACTGCGGCATGGCCTGGGTGGTGGTCGTGGCCAGCGACATCGTCTTCAACAAGTACCTGCTCAAACTGTCACCGAAAGAGCCGGAGTTCCGCCGCGGCATGCTCTACGCCTTCAATCCCGTGGGCTTCGGGTCGATGCTGCTGGCGGCGGGGCTCTCGGTGCTGGCGTTCTTCGGCGGGCTCGGTGAGACCGTGCGACCGTATTCGCCGCTGGTGGCGATCGGCCTCGGCGTCGTGCTTCCGCCGATCCTGGCCGTCGCCACGAAGGGCAAGTACTACCTGCGGCGCACCGACGACGGGATCGACCTGCCGATGTTCGACGAATTCGGCAACCCGTCCGGCGACCATCTCAAATGCCATGTGTGCCATCACGATTACGAACGCCCCGACATGCTCAAGTGTGAGACCCACGACGCGTTCGTGTGTTCGTTGTGCCTGAGCACCGACAAGGTCGCCGACCACGTGCTGCCGGCGTCTGCCCCGTAAGCACCGCGAGCGCGCGCCCCGCGTTGCACCGCAAGTTGCACCGCGCGTTGCACCGCGAGCGTGCGTGTCTGCCGGCCGACACGCCGCAAATCCTCAGCAGTTCACGCACGGTCGCGGCCTGCGAGCGTGCGTGAACTGCTGTGGGCGTGCGGGCTGACGACATTGCCGGCCGCACACGCGGCCGTCCGACGCAGCGCGAGCGTGCACAAAGTGCTGCCCGCGAGCGGCGTGTCGAGGAACAGACACGCACGCTCGCGGTGCTAGGGGTGACGCACGGTGCCAGGGTGACGCGCGCGGCGCTAGGCCAGGCGGGAAAGCAGGTCGGCGACAACGGCATCGGCGGCGACATCGACCTGCTCGCCGGTCGAGAGATCCTTGACGCCGATGGTGCCTGCCTCGATGTCGCGGTCGCCCGCGACGAGCGCAAACTTGGCGCCGGACCGGTCGGCCGCCTTCATCGCGCCCTTGAGTCCACGGTCGCCGTAAGCGAGGTCGACGCGCACGCCGGCGGCCCGCAGCCGGGCGGCCAGCTTGACCAGCTCCAGCTTGGCGGCCTCCCCGAGCGGCACCCCGAACACCTGCACGCCGAGTTCGGCACCGGCGGCCGTCTTCCCTTCGGCCTGCAGTGCCAGCAGGGTGCGGTCGACGCCGAGCCCGAAACCGATGCCCGAGACGTCCTGACCACCGAGCCGACGCATGAGCCCGTCATAGCGGCCACCGCCACCGATACCCGACTGCGCCCCCAGGCCGTCGTGGACGAACTCGAACGTCGTCTTGGTGTAGTAGTCGAGACCCCGCACCATGCGCGGGTTGATGACGTAGGGAATCCCGAGCGCGTCGAGGTTCGCCTGCACGCTTTCGAAGTGCTGCTTGGCGGTGTCGGAGAGGTGGTCGAGCATGAGCGGCGCGTCGGCGGTCATCTCGCGCACCTCGGGCCGCTTGTCGTCGAGCACCCGCAGCGGGTTGATCTCCGCGCGCCGCCGGGTCTCCTCGTCGAGATCGAGCTTGAACAGGAAGGCCTGCAGGAGCTCGCGGTAGGCTGGGCGGCAGGTGTCGTCGCCCAGCGAGGTGAGCTCCAAGCGGAAGCCGTCGAGGCCCAGCGACCGGAATCCGGAGTCGGCGACTGCGATCACCTCGGCGTCCAGCGCCGGATCGTCGACGCCGATGGCCTCGACCCCCACCTGCTGCAGCTGGCGGTAGCGTCCCGCCTGGGGCCGCTCGTAGCGGAAGAACGGGCCCGAGTAGCACAGCTTGACGGGCAAGGCCCCGCGGTCGAGCCGGTGCTGGATGACCGCACGGATCACCCCGGCGGTGCCTTCGGGACGCAGCGTCACCGAGCGCTCACCGCGGTCGGCGAAGGTGTACATCTCCTTGGACACCACGTCCGTGGACTCCCCGACGCCGCGCGCGAACAGCGCGGTGTCCTCGAAAATCGGCAGCTCGATGTCGCCGTATCCGGCGCGGCGCGCCGAGCTCAGCAGACCCTCGCGCACCGCGACGAACTGCGCGGAGTCCGGCGGCAGGTAGTCGGGAATGCCCTTGGGAGCCTGGAACGCGACAGGCGAAGCGGAAATCTCAGTCACAGAGTCAAACCTTCGAGAAATGGATTGGTACGGCGTTCGTGCCCGATCGTCGAGCGCGGACCGTGTCCAGGTAGTACCACGGTGTCGTCGTCGAGCACCAACAGTTTTGTCACGATCGACCCCAGCAGGTCCCGGCCGCTGCCGCCGGGCAGGTCGGTGCGTCCGACCGACGACCGGAACAGCGTATCGCCAGTGAACACCGCCCCCGCCGCGCCATCGGCCAGTCGAAAGACCACCGACC
It encodes the following:
- a CDS encoding amidase, giving the protein MTDIADPAVLNGYFRDRELSALAAELRAGQTTSAELVEQSLAAISRLNPILNAFTAVDAEGARAAARTADQERAQGCDRGVLHGIPVSVKDLLDIAGQITTSGSLVNPRLAAADAECVRRLRAAGAVIVGKNVLHEFAYGATGDRSAHGPSRNPWDANKISGGSSGGSAVATAAGMVPLAVGTDTAGSVRVPAALCGVAGFKPAYGAISTVGVRALAASLDHVGVFATTASGVADAYAVMASDPIRPIDAAPRVGWVDPECFGPCDPAIVACVRDALGRAGISVEGTARLPFSAGELFSVLSILQSSEAYAEHVEDLAGHEHTIDAEVVERLQRGRDTAAWQYVRAGRQRDTLRTAAAELFDRFDVLAMPTVPTVATDLDQRAHEIDGHAVEVRSALLSLTCPWNLTGHPALSVPAGSVSGLPVGLQLITTPGDEGMLFELASRIERS
- a CDS encoding fumarate hydratase, which encodes MSIDYTPLLPTGPDDAQYRRLDTDPVGVVSAAGREFLAISPATLERLAFEAYRDVSHLLRTNHLRQVAKILDDPESSANDRYVATELLRNANIAAAGVLPMCQDTGTAIVHAWRGQHVLTDGRDAEHLSRGIARAYTTLNLRYSQLAPLSMFDERNTGSNLPAQIEILADGDDTYRFLFMAKGCGSANKSFLFQQTPALLNPAALRDFIVARAAEIGTSACPPYHLAVVIGGTSAEFALKTAKLASAHYLDSLPTSGSLSGNGFRDLDFERQILTATQQLGIGAQFGGKYFCHDVRVVRLPRHGGSLPIALAVSCAADRHVLGKVTRDGVFLEHLETDPARFLPDAVPESDLDVVRIDLDQSLDHTRAQLSGHPVGTRVSLSGTMVVARDLAHAKIRERLDAGEPLPEYLRRHPVYYAGPAKRPQGYPSGSFGPTTAGRMDSYVEQFQAAGGSLVMLAKGNRSDAVRRSCQAHGGFYLGSVGGPAARVAHDCITSIETLEYGELGMEAVLKIRVEDFPAFIVIDDKGNDFYHRDNRTLLTIGTAPQ
- a CDS encoding alpha/beta fold hydrolase — translated: MTFTQSETRPFTMERGGTTLTAEIRPGQGTPILVVPGVMADAATWRSVVAAIDLPNPVVTINRRGRSPSGGLGADYSVRVEIDDLRRTIDSLGAVHLVGWSYGALIALETAIGCAAVRSLTAYEPVGAPFAPDAVDVIRAATAVGDLDRAVELVNTAVSGFSEDYVAELRRTPAWPVLRQLAEPLGEELAAINDYRPSWKDYARLQIPVTLILGARNENLAPYGTAFAPFAAALAHSRVARLPEQGHLAHVEAPAELAAAIATAVGQAEGDG
- a CDS encoding class I SAM-dependent methyltransferase encodes the protein MAVDEDKLNAFLGQAVGDLGAAMSAILVLIGDELGLYAALARERLTSGQLAERTGTSERYIREWLGNQCAGGYVDYDGATDTYHLNDEQALCLANPDGPVDLPGGYAVIEDLFHIKDRALENFRTGGGMEWGEHHPCLFRGTERFFRAGYRANLLSSWLPALDGAVDKLEFGGRAADVGCGHGVTTILMAQAFPNSEFVGIDYHGPSVETARERADEAGVGNVSFEVADATTYRGDDYDLIAFFDCLHDMADPSGAARHARQALKPDGHCLLVEPFAGDSVAENLNPVGRVFYGASSLVCVPVSLAQKGPALGAQAGERRLAEVLVNDGGFTRFRRAAETPFNLVFEARP
- a CDS encoding purine-cytosine permease family protein, with protein sequence MTQELGSKPPDELVEDDLDTMTATRETLEDYTLRFAPRSYRKWSTRVVGISALGGIAYLADFAIGANVGISYGTTNALWGILIFTVVIFLTGFPVAYYSARYNIDLDLVTRGSGFGYYGSVVTNVIFATFTFIFFALEGSIMAQGLKLGLHIPLSLGYAVSTLIIFPLVIYGMKVLSTLQVWTTPLWLILMVAPFVYLVVTHPESVGQFFAYQGENGKGGFDLGSTLLAAGVCLSLIAQIAEQNDYLRFMPPQTPENKRSWWTWLILAGPGWVFFGAIKQIVGLFLAVYLIANVADSAGIANQPVHQFLEIYQNFLPGWLAMTLAVALVVISQIKINVTNAYSGSLAWTNSFTRVTKHYPGRIVFLGVNLLIALVLMEADMFSFLNTILGFYANCGMAWVVVVASDIVFNKYLLKLSPKEPEFRRGMLYAFNPVGFGSMLLAAGLSVLAFFGGLGETVRPYSPLVAIGLGVVLPPILAVATKGKYYLRRTDDGIDLPMFDEFGNPSGDHLKCHVCHHDYERPDMLKCETHDAFVCSLCLSTDKVADHVLPASAP
- the hisS gene encoding histidine--tRNA ligase encodes the protein MSASPVAFQAPKGIPDYLPPDSAQFVAVREGLLSSARRAGYGDIELPIFEDTALFARGVGESTDVVSKEMYTFADRGERSVTLRPEGTAGVIRAVIQHRLDRGALPVKLCYSGPFFRYERPQAGRYRQLQQVGVEAIGVDDPALDAEVIAVADSGFRSLGLDGFRLELTSLGDDTCRPAYRELLQAFLFKLDLDEETRRRAEINPLRVLDDKRPEVREMTADAPLMLDHLSDTAKQHFESVQANLDALGIPYVINPRMVRGLDYYTKTTFEFVHDGLGAQSGIGGGGRYDGLMRRLGGQDVSGIGFGLGVDRTLLALQAEGKTAAGAELGVQVFGVPLGEAAKLELVKLAARLRAAGVRVDLAYGDRGLKGAMKAADRSGAKFALVAGDRDIEAGTIGVKDLSTGEQVDVAADAVVADLLSRLA